One segment of Brassica napus cultivar Da-Ae chromosome C3, Da-Ae, whole genome shotgun sequence DNA contains the following:
- the BNAC03G77880D gene encoding protein MANNAN SYNTHESIS-RELATED 2 — MGVDLRQVVAGILTITMFVMLGQMLHRDYFDANQVQGDAHDIEFHGSKVSLENGLVRSSEGNNGPWMEDSNDLKPCWSISESDEAVSSKGYVTFSLTNGPEYHVSQITDAVMVAKHLGATLVLPDIRGSKPGDEMNFEDIYNVDKLVKSLESVIKVVKKLPSHVSLRDIAIVKVPTRVAEDYIKEHISPIFKSKGNIRVTTYFPSVNLRKSSLDGGETDPVSCLAMFGSLELQPGVNELVEAMIQRLKKKSNGRFIAIDLRVEILEKKNCRETGAGGSKTCYNAQEIAVFLRKLGFDGDTTIYLTQPRWESSLNILKDIFPKTFTKEAIMPAEKKSKYLELENSEYENVIDFYISSRSDVFVPAIPGLFYANTVGKRIALGKPQVLVPAEISGTSGLSTDYISPYISKKNHLAYSCFC; from the exons GGATTTGAGACAAGTGGTGGCTGGAATCCTCACCATTACCATGTTCGTAATGCTCGGACAAATGCTTCATAGAGATTACTTTGATGCTAATCAG GTTCAAGGAGATGCACATGATATTGAGTTCCATGGATCAAAAGTATCTCTTGAAAATGGACTTGTTAGATCCAGTGAAGGGAATAATGGGCCTTGGATGGAGGATAGCAATGATCTTAAACCTTGTTGGTCAATATCTGAATCTG ATGAAGCTGTATCTTCAAAGGGTTATGTTACATTCTCCTTAACCAATGGTCCTGAGTACCATGTCTCTCAG ATTACTGATGCTGTGATGGTGGCTAAGCATCTTGGAGCAACGCTTGTGCTCCCTGACATAAGAGGAAGCAAACCTGGTGATGAAAT GAACTTTGAAGACATCTATAACGTAGATAAACTCGTCAAAAGCCTCGAAAGCGTCATCAAAGTTGTGAAGAAGCTGCCAAGCCACGTTTCTCTAAGAGACATCGCCATTGTCAAGGTCCCCACCAGAGTTGCAGAAGACTACATCAAGGAGCACATCAGCCCCATCTTCAAATCAAAAGGAAACATCAGAGTCACAACCTACTTCCCTTCTGTGAATCTGAGGAAGTCTTCTCTGGATGGTGGTGAGACAGACCCTGTCTCTTGTCTGGCTATGTTTGGCTCCTTGGAGCTGCAGCCTGGAGTGAATGAACTGGtggaggccatgatccagaggcTCAAGAAGAAATCTAATGGTCGGTTCATAGCCATAGACTTGAGGGTTGAGATACTTGAGAAGAAGAACTGCCGTGAGACAGGTGCAGGGGGATCCAAAACATGTTACAACGCGCAAGAGATTGCAGTGTTCTTGAGGAAGCTTGGGTTTGATGGTGACACGACTATATACCTGACTCAGCCGAGATGGGAGAGCAGCCTCAACATTCTCAAAGACATCTTCCCTAAAACGTTTACTAAG GAGGCGATAATGCCGGCAGAGAAGAAGTCTAAGTACCTTGAGTTAGAGAACTCAGAGTATGAAAATGTTATTGACTTCTACATAAGTTCGAGGAGCGATGTGTTTGTGCCAGCCATTCCTGGTCTGTTTTACGCAAATACTGTTGGGAAAAGGATAGCTTTAGGGAAGCCTCAAGTTCTTGTTCCGGCTGAGATCTCAGGGACGTCTGGTCTTTCTACTGATTACATCTCTCCTTATATCTCGAAGAAGAATCATTTGGCGTATTCATGCTTTTGCTGA